From the Bacteroidota bacterium genome, one window contains:
- a CDS encoding MltR family transcriptional regulator, whose amino-acid sequence MILYPFGVIAMLWYYHIENITRQHNNTTPQHNNITFQDNNITRQHNNIALQHNNIIRQHNNMTPQRNNIALQHSNITRQDKNITLQHNNITRQHNNTALQDNNITPQHNNITSQHNNITSQDNNIIRQHNNMTFQLNNVASQH is encoded by the coding sequence TTGATATTATACCCCTTCGGGGTAATAGCTATGTTATGGTATTACCACATAGAAAACATTACCCGCCAACACAATAACACGACACCGCAACACAATAACATTACATTTCAAGACAATAACATTACCCGTCAACACAATAACATTGCATTGCAACACAATAACATCATTCGTCAACACAATAACATGACACCTCAACGCAATAACATTGCATTGCAACACTCAAACATTACTCGTCAAGACAAGAACATTACACTTCAACACAATAACATTACCCGTCAACACAATAACACTGCATTGCAAGACAACAACATTACACCGCAACATAATAACATTACATCGCAACACAATAACATTACATCGCAAGACAATAACATCATTCGTCAACACAATAACATGACATTTCAACTCAACAACGTTGCTTCGCAACACTAA
- a CDS encoding pirin family protein, with protein MSNINLIIEERAADIGHFLVGRLLPFRQKRMIGPFIYIDHMGPVKLHERDNFDILPHPHIGLSTLTYLFEGSIMHRDTLGNEVEIKPGAVNWMTAGKGIVHSERTPEYLRHADKTMHGLQIWVALPKHLEQMDPEFFHIEESQIPAWTKDGVHYKLVAGEVMGHRSAVPVYSPLYMLEIKSTVTQTINLGEHLFGESGLYILEGSIESDGHTYGPKQILVAKNATLCEFTIAANSTIYIFGGEPFPEERFIDWNFVASSKELIEAAKQKWIAQAFDKIKGDEVEFVPYPVRKRD; from the coding sequence ATGTCGAATATTAATTTAATTATTGAAGAAAGAGCGGCTGATATTGGCCATTTTCTGGTAGGGCGTTTATTACCCTTTCGCCAAAAGCGCATGATTGGCCCTTTTATTTATATTGACCACATGGGGCCGGTAAAGCTGCACGAGCGCGATAACTTTGATATTTTACCACATCCGCATATAGGACTTTCCACCCTTACTTATTTGTTTGAAGGCAGCATTATGCACCGCGATACTTTAGGTAACGAAGTGGAAATAAAACCCGGTGCTGTAAACTGGATGACAGCCGGTAAGGGAATAGTACACTCGGAAAGAACACCTGAATACTTACGGCATGCCGATAAAACCATGCATGGCTTGCAAATATGGGTGGCATTGCCCAAACATTTGGAACAAATGGACCCTGAGTTTTTCCATATTGAGGAAAGCCAAATTCCTGCGTGGACAAAAGATGGCGTACACTATAAACTGGTGGCGGGCGAAGTAATGGGTCACCGCTCAGCCGTTCCTGTATATAGTCCTTTATATATGCTCGAAATAAAAAGCACTGTTACCCAAACCATCAATCTTGGTGAGCATTTGTTTGGCGAAAGCGGCTTGTATATTTTGGAAGGAAGTATAGAGAGCGATGGACATACGTATGGCCCTAAACAAATATTAGTGGCTAAGAATGCTACCCTTTGTGAATTTACCATAGCTGCCAACAGCACCATTTATATTTTTGGCGGAGAGCCTTTCCCCGAAGAAAGATTTATTGACTGGAACTTTGTTGCCTCCAGCAAGGAGCTGATTGAAGCAGCTAAACAGAAATGGATAGCGCAGGCCTTTGATAAAATTAAAGGTGATGAAGTAGAGTTTGTTCCTTATCCTGTTCGCAAAAGGGATTAA